In a genomic window of Nostoc sp. UHCC 0870:
- a CDS encoding DegT/DnrJ/EryC1/StrS family aminotransferase gives MIQSINFVPAFDIKQQYTSIEAEISAAVVEVLSSGRYIGGPLVEGFEQHFANYHGASDCVACNSGTDALYLALRALEIGAGDEVITTPFTFVATVEVIISVGAKPVFVDIDATTFNLDLQQVAAAITPQTKAIIPVHLFGQPVDMTELMAIAQSHNVAVIEDCAQSTGATWDNQKVGSIGHFGCFSFYPTKNLGACGDGGAITTNDPALAAKVRIIKEHGQKNRYQYEEIGVNSRLDAIQAVILQIKLRYLDQWNQQRQAIAAYYQQFLTQIPGIIAPQELAGGVSVWNQYTIRVLSEGNNGTTTTHRDSVRNQLQEKGIGSMVYYPYPLHLQPAYQHLGYQSGQLPVAEQICHEVLSLPMFPELTPQQQDQVIYALKDILV, from the coding sequence ATGATCCAAAGCATAAATTTTGTTCCTGCTTTTGATATCAAGCAGCAATACACCTCAATAGAAGCCGAAATTAGTGCGGCTGTGGTAGAAGTTCTGTCATCTGGCCGCTATATTGGTGGCCCCTTAGTGGAAGGTTTTGAGCAGCATTTTGCTAACTATCACGGTGCAAGTGATTGTGTAGCCTGTAACTCTGGTACTGATGCGTTATATCTAGCACTACGCGCCCTCGAAATTGGTGCAGGTGATGAAGTAATTACTACGCCTTTTACATTTGTCGCCACAGTAGAAGTGATTATTTCTGTTGGTGCAAAGCCAGTGTTTGTAGATATAGATGCGACAACATTTAACCTGGATTTGCAACAAGTAGCAGCAGCAATTACACCCCAAACTAAAGCGATTATCCCTGTGCATCTATTTGGACAGCCTGTGGATATGACAGAATTAATGGCGATCGCACAATCTCACAATGTAGCAGTGATTGAAGATTGCGCTCAGTCTACAGGCGCGACTTGGGATAATCAAAAAGTCGGCAGTATTGGGCATTTTGGTTGCTTCAGTTTCTACCCTACCAAAAACTTAGGTGCTTGCGGTGATGGTGGCGCAATCACCACCAACGATCCAGCATTGGCGGCTAAGGTGCGGATCATTAAAGAGCATGGACAGAAAAACCGCTATCAATATGAAGAAATTGGGGTAAATAGCCGTTTAGATGCCATACAAGCCGTAATTTTGCAAATTAAGCTGCGTTATCTTGATCAATGGAATCAACAACGTCAGGCGATCGCAGCCTATTATCAACAATTTCTCACTCAAATTCCCGGTATCATTGCACCACAAGAATTAGCTGGCGGTGTGAGTGTTTGGAATCAATATACTATCCGCGTATTAAGTGAGGGAAATAATGGTACTACCACCACACACCGCGACTCGGTACGCAACCAACTACAAGAAAAGGGAATAGGTTCAATGGTTTACTATCCCTACCCTTTACATTTACAACCCGCCTATCAACATCTCGGCTATCAGTCAGGACAATTACCAGTAGCAGAGCAAATTTGTCATGAGGTGTTATCTTTACCCATGTTTCCAGAACTAACACCCCAGCAACAAGACCAAGTAATTTATGCTTTGAAAGATATCCTCGTGTAG
- a CDS encoding DUF561 domain-containing protein, whose product MAMPSKLQSAFTNRRVLKVISGLNNFDTDRVAAVVKAAELGGATFVDIAADPVLVQLAKKLINLPVCVSAVEPDKFVSAVAAGADLIEIGNFDAFYAQGRRFEAEEVLALTHQTRALLPEITLSVTVPHILELDQQVQLAEELVKAGADIIQTEGGTSSQPSHAGSLGLIEKAAPTLAAAYEIARAVSVPVLCASGISNVTAPLAIASGAAGVGVGSAINQLNSEVAMIAAVRGLVEALANTRVRSQC is encoded by the coding sequence ATGGCAATGCCTTCTAAACTGCAAAGTGCATTTACTAACCGCCGCGTCCTGAAAGTTATTAGCGGTTTGAACAACTTTGACACTGATCGTGTCGCAGCCGTTGTGAAAGCTGCTGAACTGGGTGGTGCAACTTTTGTAGATATTGCAGCTGATCCTGTTTTAGTACAGCTCGCTAAAAAATTAATCAACCTACCCGTTTGTGTATCCGCAGTAGAACCAGACAAATTTGTTTCAGCCGTCGCTGCTGGTGCAGATTTGATTGAAATCGGTAATTTTGATGCTTTTTACGCTCAAGGACGCAGATTTGAAGCCGAGGAAGTATTGGCGTTAACACATCAAACCCGCGCTTTATTACCAGAAATTACCCTGTCTGTTACCGTTCCCCATATCCTAGAACTAGATCAACAGGTACAACTAGCTGAAGAACTAGTGAAAGCTGGTGCAGATATCATCCAAACGGAAGGCGGTACTAGCAGCCAGCCATCTCACGCTGGAAGCCTAGGATTAATTGAAAAAGCTGCTCCTACCTTAGCCGCAGCCTATGAAATTGCTCGTGCTGTGTCAGTACCAGTATTGTGTGCTTCTGGGATTTCTAATGTTACTGCACCATTGGCGATCGCATCTGGTGCGGCTGGTGTTGGTGTCGGTTCTGCAATCAATCAACTCAATAGCGAAGTGGCGATGATTGCTGCTGTGCGAGGTTTAGTTGAGGCTTTAGCTAATACTAGAGTGCGTAGTCAGTGCTGA
- the phnD gene encoding phosphate/phosphite/phosphonate ABC transporter substrate-binding protein, whose product MKRRNLIKYSLLFIAGCTASNNSNTNINNQEAYSKFPKSLKFAVTDVTGIDDLKRDFGAFSTVLAEVLGINIELFPVENPTAAAPALLSGNLDLVFAGPSEYLILNSRAKAIPIISVKRKNYHSIFIVRADSNIKTLAQLKGKTIAMRKVGSTSGHIAPTSLLIDAGLDPKTDFKTVMLDNKGGKALKTGEVDAWSMSSDRYQSVLDSEGLSNKDFKIIFQGTELPSDVFVVSNQLASSFIETLRSQILKNQDKLIQSMVTANANRKYVGSQMFLANDADYNMIREVYKKIGQDSFLK is encoded by the coding sequence ATGAAAAGACGCAATTTAATTAAGTATTCCTTGCTATTCATTGCTGGATGTACAGCTAGCAATAATTCTAATACAAATATAAATAATCAAGAAGCATATTCAAAATTTCCTAAATCTCTCAAATTTGCCGTTACAGATGTAACTGGAATTGATGATTTAAAAAGAGATTTTGGGGCATTTAGCACTGTTTTAGCAGAAGTATTAGGTATCAATATAGAATTGTTTCCTGTAGAAAACCCCACGGCCGCAGCCCCAGCATTATTATCAGGAAATCTGGATCTTGTATTTGCCGGCCCTTCAGAGTACCTCATTTTAAATTCTAGAGCTAAAGCAATTCCTATAATTAGCGTTAAACGTAAAAACTACCATTCTATATTTATTGTGCGTGCGGATAGCAATATTAAAACATTAGCTCAATTAAAAGGCAAAACAATTGCGATGCGTAAAGTTGGATCTACTTCTGGACATATTGCACCTACTAGTTTACTGATAGATGCAGGATTAGATCCAAAAACTGATTTCAAAACTGTCATGTTAGATAATAAAGGAGGAAAAGCATTAAAAACAGGTGAAGTAGATGCCTGGAGTATGTCATCTGATAGATACCAAAGTGTTCTAGACTCTGAAGGTTTATCAAATAAAGATTTTAAGATAATTTTTCAAGGAACGGAACTTCCTAGTGATGTATTTGTTGTTAGTAATCAATTAGCATCTAGCTTTATTGAAACCCTGCGATCGCAGATACTAAAAAATCAGGATAAACTCATTCAAAGTATGGTAACTGCTAATGCAAATCGTAAGTATGTGGGAAGCCAAATGTTTCTAGCCAATGATGCTGATTACAATATGATTCGTGAAGTTTATAAAAAAATTGGTCAAGATAGTTTTTTAAAATAA